DNA sequence from the Chryseobacterium indicum genome:
TCAAAAAATTCCAGAAAGTGGTAGATAATTATTTTGAAAAAGACCTGCACTTACAAGATGGGCTGCCAACCGTTAATTACCTTGCGGATAAACTTTCTGTTTCCACGCGTTATCTGAGTGATGTTTTAAAGCAGGAAACCGGAAAAACAGCTTTGGAGCATATTCATATTTATTTGATTAAAGAAGCTAAAAATCTACTGTTAAGTTCAGAAAACAATGTTTCCGGAATAGCTTATGATCTGGGATTTGAAAGTCCTTCTTACTTTACAAGATTATTCAAAAAAATTGTTGGATTAACTCCTGTTCAGTATCGGGAAAATGTTAATATCTGATCGGTATATTTTATTTTTAAGGAAGATTCTTTAATATCTCTGCACTTTGCTCCGGCGTGATATCACGCTGAGCTTCGGCAAGCATTTCATAACCGACCATAAATTTTTTCACTTCTGCACTTCTCAGCAAAGGCGGATAAAAATGCATATGAAAATGCCACTCCGGATGAGACTCTCCGTCGGTTGGCGATTGATGAATTCCCGCTGAATAAGGAAAGGAAACATTAAAAAGATGGTCGTATTTTGTCGTCAGATCTTTTAAAATTAATGCTAAGGATAATTTTTCGTTTTCGGAAAAATGAAGAAGATTTTCAATTTTTCTTTTGCTTACAACCATCGTTTCGTAAGGCCATACTGCCCAAAACGGAACTAATGCGGCAAAATCCTCATTTTCTAAAATAATTCTTTCTCTGGCTTCCAGCTCTTTTTTTACATAATCTTCCAAAAGAGAAGTCCCGTTTTTTTCAAAATATTTTTTAAGATTTTCCTGCGTCTTTAATACCATAGAGGGAATTGAAGACTGTGCCCAGATCTGCCCATGCGGATGAGGGTTGCTGCAGCCCATGACCTGACCTTTATTTTCGAAAAACTGAACGTTATTGATGTAATCGAGATTTCCCAGTTCCTCATATTGTTTCTGCCAGACATCAACAACAGTTTTAATGTCATTAACTTCCATATCGGGCAGTGTAAGACTGTGATTTTCCGAAAAACAGATAACCCGGTTAATCCCGCGTTCAGGTTTTAATAAAAAGAAATCTGAAGTTTCACCAGAAAATTCGACATCGTCTTTCATCAGGGAGCCAAAATCATTATCAAAAACAAAAACTCCTTTATAATCCGGATTTTTTTCTCCGTTAACACGAACATTTCCTGAACACAAATAACAATTTGGATCATGAGCAGGAAGCTGTTCTTCTGATGTTTTCTCTGTTTGTCCCTGCCAAGGTCGGTTCGCTCTTTGCGGAGAAACCAGAATCCATTCATCCAAAAGCGGATTGTATCTTCTGTGAGGATGGTTTTTCTGATTAAATGACGATTTCATTTCTCTGGTATTCATTAATTCCGTCCGATATTTTTACTTTGTAGACTTTCATGTCTATATTGTAAGCCTGTTTATACAGATCCGTGATATTTTCAATAACGCGATTTACCTTTTCATCTTTAATAAGATTGATGCTGCAGCCGCCAAAACCGCCACCCATAATTCTCGCTCCTAAGACGCCTTCTTCTTTTAACGTTTGTTCAACCATAAAGTCGAGCTCATCACAGCTTACTTCAAACTCTGTCGAAAGTCCTGTATGGGTTTCATTCAAAAGTTCACCAAGGTATTCTATATTACCTTCTGACAAAGCTTTTGCAGCCTTTTCCACTCTTTTGATTTCTTTGAGAAGGTAAAAGCATCTTTTATAAGGAACTTCTCCCATTTCTGATCTTGCTTCATCCAGCATTTCAAAACTGAAATCCCTGAATTTATTCACTTCAGGAAATTTTTCGCCCAATATTTTTTTACCGTTGTCAACATCTCTTCTTCTGTCATTGTAACCGGAAGTAAGATGGGTATGTTTTACACAACTGTCGAAAAGAACAAGACTGTAACCATCGATATTGGCCTCAAAATACTGATGCTCCAGAGAGTTACAATCCAACATAATCACCTGATGCTCTTTTCCGAAGACTGACGAAAACTGATCCATAATGCCGCATTTTACCCCTGCAAAAGTATGTTCGGATTTCTGACCGATAACCGCTATTTCTTTTTTATTTAAATGTAAATCGAAAATTTCGTTGAGAAGATAAGCAAAACCACATTCTAAAGCAGCTGAAGAAGACAAACCGGAACCCATCGGAATCGTACTGCTGAAAGCAATCTGTAATCCTCCGACTTCTTTCCCAAGTTCCTGAATGGCATTAAAAACACCTAACAGATAATTTGCCCAGATCTTCGAAACCGGAATCTGCTTCTCATGAACATCAAAACTGAAAGAATCATTAAAATCCTTCGCAAAAAAAGAAATTTCGGCATCCTCTGTTTTTTTTACAGCAAAACAAATGTACTTATCAATAGCCGCAGGAAGAACGAAGCCGTCGCTGTAATCTACGTGTTCTCCAATGATATTGATTCTTCCCGGAGCGAGAAAAATTCTTTCAGGTTCCGATTGGAAAAATGCCCGAAATGAGTTTTTTGTGTGATTGATTAAATTATCCTGCATACCTGACTGCAATTTATGATTTTAAATTTTTTTGTCGCGAATTCACGAATAAAATTTGTCTTTTATCTGAAAAAAACATGAATTCCTGCCAAATCATTTAAATCATGCAATGGCTATTTTCTCTTCATTACTTTTTCCACCGCTTCTACAATATCATGGGCTGTTAATCCGTATTTTTCCATCAGCTGATCCGGTGTTCCGCTTTCCCCGAAGCTGTCGTTTACAGCAACATATTCCTGAGGAGCAAGGTATTCTGTAATCAAGAGCTGAGCGACACTGTCTCCCAATCCGCCTAATCTGTTGTGTTCTTCCGCAGTTACTACACAACCCGTTTTTTTAACGGAAGTAAGAATGGCTTCAGAATCTAAAGGCTTAATGGTGTGAATGTTAATAATTTCAGCATCGATTCCCTGTTCTTCAAGAATTTCTCCTGCTTTAATGGCTTCCCAAACCAAATGTCCCGTTGCAATGATGGTTACATCTTTCCCTTCATTCACCATCCATGCTTTTCCGATTTCAAATTTTTGATCTTCATCTGTAAAAACAGGAATTACGGGACGTCCGAAACGCAGATAAACAGGACCTTCGTAATCTGCAATAGCAATGGTTGCCGCTTTTGTCTGATTATAATCGCAGGTATTGATCACCGTCATCCCCGGAAGCATTTTCATTAATCCGATATCTTCCAGAATCTGATGGGTTGCACCGTCTTCACCTAACGTTAACCCTGCGTGAGATGCACAAATTTTCACATTTTTCCCTGAGTAAGCCACCGACTGACGAATCTGATCGTACACTCTTCCTGTAGAAAAGTTAGCAAAAGTTCCCGTGAAAGGTATTTTTCCTTCCGTAGCCAGACCCGCTGCCATTCCAATCATATTGGCTTCCGCGATTCCGATCTGGAAAAAACGCTCCGGTGCTTTTTCGATGAACTTTTCAAATTTTAAAGAACCAATAAGATCTGCACAAAGTCCGACAACATTCGGGTTTTTGTCTGCCAGTTCTGCCATTCCTGCTCCGAAACCGCTTCGGGTGTCTTTTTTTTCTGTGTAGGTATATTTTTTCATTTGTATATTAATTGTGGATATTTTTTTAATGCAAAAAGCGCAAATATTTTTTCATCTTATTAAGGATATTTCTGGTCGCAAAGTCGCTTTGCTCAGCTAAAAGTGGATTTCTCAAGTAAATTTTATCCGATGTTTTTACAAAATTTTTTTTTTTGTGAATATTAAAAGCTTTACAGGTCACCTACGAGGTTTTGTGATGCCGAATTATTTTGATCTGTTATCAGTTCGCTCCTACGGAGCATTTATTATTCTAAAGCGTATTTAAATGGAGCCACAGCGTGGCGAACTGTTAACAGAAAAATTAATTTTAGAGAATCCAGCTCCGTAGGAGCGACCTGTAATTTAACATCACAATAAATTCTATTGTTATTTCCGAAAACTTTTTCTATTTAATGCTTTGTTCGTTGATTGATTTGGAACGGCGAATCTATCTCCACTTTATTATTTTTATTTTGAATCAATGAATCTCGTTCCTCGATTTCTCGCAGCCCGGCTTGAGTGGAGCTCTTTTTGCAAATTTCCGCGGTGGAAAAGCCTTGGAAATTTGCAAAAAAGCGGGAGCGGAAGACGGAAAAAGCTGCCCAAATAATTTTTAATTTAATAATCGCCTAAAGTTTCTTCGAGTTGATCTAATGCCTTTGCAAGTTGCTCATCATTCGGTGCTTTTCCATGCCAAGCATGAGTTCCCATCATATAATCGACGCCGTAACCCATTTCTGTTTTCAGGAGAATACAAATCGACTGTCCTTTTCCTGTCAAAGATTTGGCTTCGTCAAGAACTTTTAGAATTTCTTCCATATCATTTCCGTTTTCTACTTCAAGAACTTTCCAGTCAAAAGCTTCAAACTTGGTTTTAAGATTTCCCAGAGAAAGTACTTTGGATGTGGGGCCGTCAATCTGCTGTCCGTTATAATCTATGGTGGCGATGAGATTATCAACTCTGTTGTGAGAAGCATACATAATCGCTTCCCAGTTCTGCCCTTCCTGCAATTCTCCGTCGCCGTGAAGACTGAAAACCAAATTCGTATCTTTATCTAATTTCTTTCCGACCGCATGACCGACTGCTACAGACAATCCCTGTCCAAGCGAACCCGAAGCAATGCGAACTCCGGGAAGATGTTCGTGCGTAGTCGGGTGTCCCTGCAATCTGGAATTCAGCTTTCTGAAAGTTGCCAGTTCAGCTTTGTCGAAATATCCCGCATGTGCCAGAACACTGTAAAAAACAGGCGAAATATGACCGTTGGAAAGATAAAATGCATCTTCGCCTTTTCCCGTCATATCAAATCCTTCTTTTCTTTTCATTGCATCGAAGTAGAGCGCTACAAGAAAATCTGTACATCCCAATGAACCTCCTGGATGTCCAGACTGGCAGGCGTGAACCATTCTTACAATATCTCTGCGAACCTGTGAAGCAATATTTTTTAATTTTTGAATGTCGTGCATATTTTTACTGCATTTTGTGTGAATCTTTAATAAACTGTTCCAGACCGGAATCCGTTAAAGGATGCTTTAGCAATGACAAAATCGGAGGCAAAGGACAAGTTACCACATCAGCACCAATTTTCGCACAGTTAATGATATGCATCGAGTGGCGGACAGATGCCGCCAAAATTTCAGTTTCGAAACCATAATTATCAAAAATGGTTCTGATTTCCTGAATTAAATGAAGACCATCGGTAGAAACATCATCCAGTCTTCCTAAGAATGGCGAAACGTAAGCTGCGCCTGCTTTTGCCGCTAAAAGTGCCTGTCCTGCCGAGAAAATTAAGGTACAATTAGTTCTGATTCCTTTTTGGGAAAAATATTTGATCGCCTTGATTCCGTCTTTGATGATAGGAACTTTTACCACAATATTAGGATGAATGGCTGCCAATTCCTCGCCTTCTTTGATCATTTCTTCGTAGGTTGTGGAAAGAACCTCTGCCGAAATATC
Encoded proteins:
- a CDS encoding UDP-glucose--hexose-1-phosphate uridylyltransferase, which translates into the protein MNTREMKSSFNQKNHPHRRYNPLLDEWILVSPQRANRPWQGQTEKTSEEQLPAHDPNCYLCSGNVRVNGEKNPDYKGVFVFDNDFGSLMKDDVEFSGETSDFFLLKPERGINRVICFSENHSLTLPDMEVNDIKTVVDVWQKQYEELGNLDYINNVQFFENKGQVMGCSNPHPHGQIWAQSSIPSMVLKTQENLKKYFEKNGTSLLEDYVKKELEARERIILENEDFAALVPFWAVWPYETMVVSKRKIENLLHFSENEKLSLALILKDLTTKYDHLFNVSFPYSAGIHQSPTDGESHPEWHFHMHFYPPLLRSAEVKKFMVGYEMLAEAQRDITPEQSAEILKNLP
- the galK gene encoding galactokinase, producing MQDNLINHTKNSFRAFFQSEPERIFLAPGRINIIGEHVDYSDGFVLPAAIDKYICFAVKKTEDAEISFFAKDFNDSFSFDVHEKQIPVSKIWANYLLGVFNAIQELGKEVGGLQIAFSSTIPMGSGLSSSAALECGFAYLLNEIFDLHLNKKEIAVIGQKSEHTFAGVKCGIMDQFSSVFGKEHQVIMLDCNSLEHQYFEANIDGYSLVLFDSCVKHTHLTSGYNDRRRDVDNGKKILGEKFPEVNKFRDFSFEMLDEARSEMGEVPYKRCFYLLKEIKRVEKAAKALSEGNIEYLGELLNETHTGLSTEFEVSCDELDFMVEQTLKEEGVLGARIMGGGFGGCSINLIKDEKVNRVIENITDLYKQAYNIDMKVYKVKISDGINEYQRNEIVI
- a CDS encoding transketolase family protein, which translates into the protein MKKYTYTEKKDTRSGFGAGMAELADKNPNVVGLCADLIGSLKFEKFIEKAPERFFQIGIAEANMIGMAAGLATEGKIPFTGTFANFSTGRVYDQIRQSVAYSGKNVKICASHAGLTLGEDGATHQILEDIGLMKMLPGMTVINTCDYNQTKAATIAIADYEGPVYLRFGRPVIPVFTDEDQKFEIGKAWMVNEGKDVTIIATGHLVWEAIKAGEILEEQGIDAEIINIHTIKPLDSEAILTSVKKTGCVVTAEEHNRLGGLGDSVAQLLITEYLAPQEYVAVNDSFGESGTPDQLMEKYGLTAHDIVEAVEKVMKRK
- a CDS encoding transketolase; amino-acid sequence: MHDIQKLKNIASQVRRDIVRMVHACQSGHPGGSLGCTDFLVALYFDAMKRKEGFDMTGKGEDAFYLSNGHISPVFYSVLAHAGYFDKAELATFRKLNSRLQGHPTTHEHLPGVRIASGSLGQGLSVAVGHAVGKKLDKDTNLVFSLHGDGELQEGQNWEAIMYASHNRVDNLIATIDYNGQQIDGPTSKVLSLGNLKTKFEAFDWKVLEVENGNDMEEILKVLDEAKSLTGKGQSICILLKTEMGYGVDYMMGTHAWHGKAPNDEQLAKALDQLEETLGDY
- the fsa gene encoding fructose-6-phosphate aldolase — encoded protein: MKFFIDTANLEQIREAQDLGILDGVTTNPSLMAKEGISGKEAILEHYKNICEIADGDISAEVLSTTYEEMIKEGEELAAIHPNIVVKVPIIKDGIKAIKYFSQKGIRTNCTLIFSAGQALLAAKAGAAYVSPFLGRLDDVSTDGLHLIQEIRTIFDNYGFETEILAASVRHSMHIINCAKIGADVVTCPLPPILSLLKHPLTDSGLEQFIKDSHKMQ